The sequence AGCCCGGGGCGCGGCAGTTCCTGCTGGAGGCCTCGGACGGGGATGCACGGGTGGCGCTCTCGGCGCTGGATATGGCGTCCGCTTTCATCGAAAGCGGCACCGGCGGCAAGAGCCTGGACAAGGAGACCATCTCCCAGGCCCTGCAGCGCCGCATGCTCCAGTACGACCGTCAGGGCGACCAGCACTATGATGTCATCTCGGCGTTCATCAAGAGCCTGCGCGGCTCCAACCCGGATGCCGCGCTCTACTACATGGCCCGCATGCTTGAGGCCGGCGAGGACCCGCTGTTCATCCTGCGGCGGATGATAATCTTCGCCTCGGAGGACATCGGCAACGCCGACCCGCAGGCCCTGCCCCTGGCCGTGGCCGCGCACAAGGCGGTGAGCGTGATCGGCCTGCCCGAGGGCGCGATCCCGCTGAGCCAGGCCGTGACCTACCTGGCCTGCGCCCCCAAGAGCAACGCCAGCTACCTGGCCCTGCACAAGGCCCAGGAGGCGGCCCGCCAGCACCTGAGCGCCCCGGTGCCCCTGCACCTGCGCAACGCCGCCACCGCCCTGATGAAAGCCCTGGGCTATCACAAGAATTACAAGTACCCGCACGATTTCCCCTTCCATTTCACGGCCCAGCAGTACCTGCCGGATGGCCTGGAGGACCTGCGTTTCTACGAGCCCACCACCCTGGGGCAGGAAAAGGAGATCGCCCGCCGCCTCGACTGGTACCGCCGTCACGGTGGAGCGCCCGGCGGCGCAGGCGCACCCGGGGTCCCGGCGGCCGGGGAAAACGCGGGTGACACGGACAAGAGCGAGGACAGCAGCGAGGAGACGAGACAGTGACTTTGATCAGCTTTGTGGATATCTGCCGCAGTTTCGGTGGGCACACGGTGTTCGAGCCGGTGACCGGGCTCATCCGCGCCGGCGACCGGGTGGGCGTGGTG comes from bacterium and encodes:
- a CDS encoding replication-associated recombination protein A, which encodes MSRKNEQDIFGLPDELGDGRVSPLAERMRPRTLDEFEGQEHILGPEGVLRRMIQSDRIRSMIFWGPPGSGKTTLAGIIAGQTGSAFEHYSAVTCGVAQIKAAVAEAAERLRLQRRRTLLFLDEIHRFNKAQQDALLPHVENGIITLIGATTENPSFEVNSALLSRVKVFVLKRLETENLGRIVDRALADSERGLGALGLSLEPGARQFLLEASDGDARVALSALDMASAFIESGTGGKSLDKETISQALQRRMLQYDRQGDQHYDVISAFIKSLRGSNPDAALYYMARMLEAGEDPLFILRRMIIFASEDIGNADPQALPLAVAAHKAVSVIGLPEGAIPLSQAVTYLACAPKSNASYLALHKAQEAARQHLSAPVPLHLRNAATALMKALGYHKNYKYPHDFPFHFTAQQYLPDGLEDLRFYEPTTLGQEKEIARRLDWYRRHGGAPGGAGAPGVPAAGENAGDTDKSEDSSEETRQ